TCAGTAAACTCTTACCTTGGGCGTTGAAGCCCCTGACTTCTTTCATCTCGGACTCAGCCGCTAATTTGGGTTCAACCGGCTCTACCGCGAGTTCCACGGTAAACACCGTCCCTTCTTCAAGCGCAGAGCTCACTTGAATATTTCCTTTCAAGAGGCGCGTCAACGCCTTCACTATCGCTAAACCTAGGCCAAGGTCTTTTTGCTGTGCGCCCAAGCTTTCTGCACCGTCGTCGTTCATTAAGGCGTTAAGATAAAAACTGTTCATCCCTTCTCCTGTGTCCGTCACGACAAATCGCAGGTAATGCCCATCATCCTTTGATACTTCATCGACAACCACGGAGATACTGCCATCTTGTGTAAACTTGGTTGCATTACTGATGATGTTCAAAACCACTTGGTTAACCCGAATTTTATCAGAGACATAATGCGCATCAGGGGGTAGATAGCTATCAAACTGCGCCCTCAAACCTTTTCGTCGACACAACAAGTTCAAGTTATATTCAATGAAATTAGTCACTTCCCTGGCAGCAAACTCTTCTAAAAACACATTCAGGCTTTCATCTTCAATTTTGGCGTAATCAATTACTTGATTTAAAACAGATGTCATGTGGTTAACGGAGTCATAGAGGTTATCGACATACTGCTCTTGACGGTCTGATAGGGATGTTGTTTTAAGCAATTGGACAATACCTAATACCCCGTTCATTGGCGTACGAATTTCATGGCTAATGCCAGCAAGAAACGTTGATTTTGCTTCACTGGCTTCATTGGCTTTCGCTAACGCTTCCTCGAGCTGTTGTTGGACTTCTTTTTGCGCGGAGATATCTCGCTCCACCGCGATAAAACTATCGAGCTCTCCCTCCGCATTCAGCACAGGAGAGACTTCAATTTCAATCCAGTACGCCTCGCCAGATTTACTGTAATTAAGCAGTTCAGCACGAATAGATTCACGACGAGCAATGGCTTGTCGAATTCGATCGACCTCTCGATAGTCAGTATCACGGCCTTGTAAAATACTCCCTGGCTTTTTACCGAGTACTTCATCAACCTGATACCCAGTCAAACTAACAAAAGACGCATTTGCCCATGAGAGATGCCCCTCTTTGTCCGTCACAATGACAGTATCTTTGGCATGACGAGCAACATTGGCTAGCATCGTCAACTCGACCTCCTGAGACGCCAGTTGACTTGATGTTTCAGACAGTGCCGATTCAGAGCGCGCAAGTTCCGCAAATGGGCGGATCACCCAACGCTGTCCCATCCAAAAAATCATCGCGGCAGAAATCAAGATGGCGACCAGCAGTGCGAACGTTAATGAGGAGATCAGCCCATCGGATTGCGCTTGCAATACCGCCTTATCAATGCCGTAAATCAGTGTGACCTTGCCGTTTGAAAGCACCAATTGATGGTAATCCCAGTCTGGATGATCACTTCTCACCGCATACTCAGATTGGTTTTGAGGTGCGCCTTCCACCGAGCGCGTTTCCTTCTCAGTAACAAAACGGAAGACACTTTCTGCGTCAAAGACTTGTCTGGTCAGCACGACACCTTCGACGTAATTGTTATATTCGACGCCATAGAAAAAATAGAGATACTGTCGCCCCTGCTGTTCCCAAAGTAATGCCGCTTCACGCTTTTGTTGGCCGAGTATTGCTTGAACTTCCGAGAGAAATGCCTCTTCAGACAGATCCAACTGATACTCTGAAAAAACGATTTCTTCCGCAACATTCACGTAGGCAAGATCAGGGCGACGGGCAAACACAGAAGATTGATCGAAGAAATCTTTTACCCGCCGCTCTTCCACCATACTCCCCATCACAAGGTTGGCAGAGATATCACTGGACGCAACGAGTCTCGCAAACTCCCGGCTATCACTCACATGACTTTCCATCAATGAGCGAACGGCGCTGACTTCCATATCAATCGACTCTTCTTGGAACCTTTCAATCGAAAATCCACTTTGAAAGCGAATAACATTAAGCCCAACAAGCATTAATACAGCCGCATTAAAAACCAAGAGTCCGAAGAATAGCTGCTTGGCTGTGAGACGATTCAGCCATTGCATCCTTATTTATCCTCAATTAAACGAATTTCACCCTTGGGACCCAGCGATGCCATACAAAGGTCGTCGACACCCAACGCTTCATGGGCGTCGGGGTTTTGTTCAGAATAAGCAGTAAAAGGAGTACGATAGGTTTTAATTAGCCCGTCTATAGGATCGGTCAGCGCCTCCATACTTAGGCGTACGCGTCGACGATCGACGTCAATATCACCGGAGAGATCGGCCTGCGCCACTGCCGAAATGAAGACTTTGCCAAGATCATACCCGTGAATAAACCCGGTAGGTGCATCCAATGATGCGGGGTCAGAGGTAACTTCATCAAATAGGGTCACCGCGCGTGAATACACTTGACGAGAAAGCGCTGACTGCGACTCACTCAAAAAAGAGAAACAGGTTTGTATGAAGTGAAGCGTTAACGACTCACTGTTCACGGTCTGGGCGATACCTGACATATCTCCGCCAGTGATCCCCCAATGGCTAATGATCGGTACGCGGCTCTCTACTGGTAATGACGCGACAGCATTAATAATTCGGCTTCCTTCCATCGCATTCGCCACCATTATGATGCAATCTGCCTGCTTATCTAACAGTGTATTTACGCGTGTTCGAGCAGCAGCATCATTGATCCCCCAGTTGAACCAAGCCACCTCGGGCGTACCATGGCCAGCACTCAGTAACGCCTTAGAAATATTTAACTGATTAGACTGCCCCCAAGGCGTCTCTTCCAATAATAAGGCTGGCTTTTTACACTGCGCATCGCCCAGCGCGGCTTTCGCCAAACGCTCACCCGCTTTTCGATCGTCAACGGAAAGGCGAAATACCCAATTTTCCTCTGAAGGGTAGCGTGTTATTGGTCCACCTGCCGCCCAAGGCACTAAGGTTAAGATTTCGGCTTGGTTGATAAAATCTCGGTACTTAATCAACGGCGGCGAGTGAAGTCCGCCCACATAGGCAAGCGCATTCTTATCTTTATCATACAAATTCATATGGTGCTTGCTGCGCGCACTGTTTCCACGGTGGTCGAGGGTCACAAACTCAAACTTATCACCATTTATCTGATTATTGACCTCATCGAATGCCACCCGCATCCCATACTCTATTGCCAACGCTGACTCACTATGACCAGTACGATCCGCATCTAAATAGAGAGTGTACGTCTTTGCTTGTACTCCACCCATAACACACAATAAACCAATCAACCACGCCGCGTTTAAGCGCAAGTCCACGCCTCTAGAACAGAACATCATATCGCATCCCCAAACCATAGAACTGCCAATCTTTCGTTACGTTGACCATAAACCCCGCCGAAAATGTGCGATTAAAATGGCGAAAAAGGGTGACATCCGCTTGAGAATAGGTGTCGTCATCCACAGAAACCCCGCCAAGCGTTGCTTTTAAATCGAGCTCAGGGCCAAATGCGGCCCACACACCTATTTTCGCGCTCGCGCCCACCTCTCGGTCACCGACATTAGCATCAACGACCACCGCGCTAGCTTCAGCAACCAAGTCTGTACTCAAGCCCAATGCGTAATACGTGCCCACGCCAATATTGAGATAGTTTCTCGTCAACTGGGTTGTTGTGTCATCAAAGTAGCTATGGCGACCATTCACGGTCATGTAATAGCGCTCTATCAAATGGCTATAGCCCTCAACGGCAACAAAACTGGGATCAGAGACATTAAGGCTATCTTTGTAATCCGATGTGCCCGCAAACAGAGCGATAGAATTGAAATTAGGATGATCGCGATAATCGCGGATAGGTTCTTCAGCCACCGACGGGATACTAAAGAAGAGCAACAGCAGAAACAGTATTCTCATATAGCCACACCACCGCTTAACTTATCTCATAATGGTATGAATATAGTTGCCTTTCTTCGAATTCTCCATTAACAATCACCGGCATCACACCCCTTTAGTCTCTGATACACAGTCAACCGTTTACGGGTAAGCAGTCCAAAACCATGAGAGATAGACTTTCTCACGCTCTCGACTTGAAAAAGGCCCCGAGTTACGTAAACTAGCCCGCCTTTTTGTCTCGCCTAGGAGTAAACAATGTACATTGGATTTGATTATGGCACCGCGAATTGTGCGATCGCGACAATGATGAATGGGCAACCTCAATTACTCCCAATCGAGAATGAACAACCCTATATTGCTTCTTCGCTTGCCGCGCCGAATCGAGAGTCTGTCAGTGAAGTACTATTTAGGCTTTATGACATTAATCCATTATCTAAGGCAGGAGAGCAATTACTTCGGCGTGCAATAACGTTCAATCGCGATGAGGGGATCGACATTGATCACCAATCGTTACTGTTCGGAGAAAACGCGCTCAATCACTATCTCGCAGATCCTGAAGAGACCTACTTTGTAAAAAGCCCAAAGTCCTTTTTAGGTGCGAGTGGATTGCAAGAGAGCCAAATTGCCCTCTTCGAAGATTTAGTCTGCGCGATGATGGCCAACATAAAGCAAAAAGGCGAAGCGGTTTTACAAAAAGAGATTCGCGATGTTGTTATAGGTCGACCCGTTAATTTCCAAGGTATCGGTGGCGAGAAAGCGAATCATCAGGCCCAGTCTATTTTAAACAGCGCGGCAACACGCGCGGGGTTTAAATCGATCGCCTTTCAATACGAACCCGTTGCCGCTGGCATCGAGTTCGAACATCAACTGACAACCAACCAACGTGTTTTAGTCGTCGATATTGGCGGAGGAACGACCGACTGCTCGATGATTGAAATGGGTCCCAAATGGCGAGATAAAACCGAACGAAGTGATAGCTTGCTGGCCCATACAGGGCTCCGCGTAGGTGGCAACGACCTTGACATTGCTACCGCGTACCAAAAAATCATGCCTCTATTTGGAAAAAACCACCGAGATAAACGCGGTTTAGCCTTACCTGTTAGTCAATTTTGGAACCCAGTGGCGATTAATAATGTTGTTGCTCAAGGTGACTTCTATGCTCGAACTAACGCGCGGGCAATCACCGACATGATCCGCAATGTCGATGACAATAATGAACTTCCTCGACTACTGAATCTTCAGCAACAACGGCTAGGCTATCACGTCGTCCGGGAAGCCGAACTCATGAAAATCGCATTGAGTGGTGAGCCGTCCATTAAAAAGACAATACACTTCAACGATGAGCAACTGGGTTTAACTTGCACTCAGGACGAGTTCCTCGCGGCAATTGATGGCAGTATTGACAAGATCATCGCATTAATTGAGGAAGCCGTTAAACAATCAGCGGTCACGCCAGATACGGTGTTCATTACTGGTGGTAGCGCTCGCTCCCCTCTCTTACGAGCACGGATCGCCAATCAACTCCCTGACGCAAAAATCGTTGGTGGCGATTTCTTCGGGTCTGTCACCGCAGGGCTAGCGCGTTGGGCTGAACGCTGCTTTAAATAGATCACCCGACATTTTGTATCTACGGTTCGGAGTGCTTAATCGCACTCCTGCCTTTCTCATCATTTATGCGAACTTTTCATGTCAATTCAGAAGCGGGGAGATTACTCTGTGCTTTCCACTTGCAATGCTTCCGCGACCCAAAGGTCAAACTGTTGCTGATTTGCCACTATCCAGCCGCGTACATGTCTTTCGATATCCGAAGGTGAATTCTGGCCACGACGCATGATCATGTTCTGCACACTAATGTCATTAATATCAACACTTAGCAACGAGGCGAGCTTTGCGGCGGCCGGATTCGCACTTGCAAAATCCCGATTCAGTACAATACGCATACTGTTTAACTCGAAGCCATAATTTTTGTTGTTGGGTAACGTCGTATCGACGTCAGATCGTGCGCCCGGTAAGGCTGAGTATGGGACTTGCAACCAGATGACATCTTTACCGGGAACTAAGGTGCCACTTACCCAGTAAGGTGTCCAAGTGTAGTAAAAAATCGGGAAGCCCCTTTTTAGGCGCGTGATTGCTTCTTCCATCTGACGAATGTAGTTCTCTTCATGGTGATCAACCGTCTCTTGCAATTGATACTCTGTGAGCTGATGTTCAATGACAGCGTTACAGCCCCATTCCACTTCACATCCCATCAAATCAGCAAGACCGTCACCATTAACATCAAAAAGCGCCGCAATCTTTGGATCAGAAAACTGAGAAAGATTAGTGATGTCATGCTTTAACGCAGTTTTTTTATCGATTAGGTAGCCTTGCGCCGCACCGGAGACAAACTCCCCCCCACGAAAGAAGTGCTCACTTCCCCCTGCGTTCTCGTATTTGTCACGGTGCAGAGGATCCCAGTTCACCGCCATATAAGTGGCTTTTCCTTCCGCCACCGCAGCATATACATCATCGTAGCTGCCTACCTGATAAGATTTGACGGTATAACCTAAGGCTTCAAATGCTTTTGATACGATTAAGGTTTGAAAAATTTCTTGCTCCGAATCGCTGACGATCGGTTGAACAGTGATTCCTTCACCGGGTAAAGAGACCGCGTATGGCGAAGAGTGAAAAAATAACAATGCCGATACCCCAAAGCAGAGTCGCACCTTCTTGAACATCTTAAACTCCTCGCAATTCACATCCAAACCAACGCTTACCTTCATTTATCCTGTCTGCTGAACCTTGAGCATAGAAGACATCAATGACGTGCACGACCGACTCAATACTCAAGCAATCCCAAGATGCGGGGCTCAGATACGGAATATATCACCACAGATGACAGGAAAGCCGAGGTAGAACATTAATTTATCTTTTCTCTGACACAGATTAAGTTGACTCGTTTAACAATAGTCCAAAAAACGAAGTCTGAGGACGGACATTGAAAAAAAAGCTTATTTTTCAATAAGTCTCCCTATGCAGCCAGACTCGATCGCTTAGTCGTCAAAAAACGGCATCGACTCAGCGCATGCGATATTCAGTGTCGACACCGATAAGTCAAACCAAACTAAGGAATCACCCCTGACAACTAACCGTACCAATGACGCTTTACAGGCTCGTATCAGAAGTGCCCTAATTGACCGATAATCATTCGAAGAATAACTATTTTCATAATGTTAAGTTTGAGTTAAGTATTATCATGCCTAGAATTACAACCTAGGCCACATAAAAATAACTGCAAACTATCGATTGTAATGCATATATAGAACGCTATAATGTAACCCGTTAGTAAGAGCACATAACCGCATCACGAACCGGTTAACCATATTTACACGAATAAAATGAGGAAAGAGAGTGAGAGTAATCATTGGCAGCGATGATTTAGCGCTGTTTCTAAGAAAAAACTGTGAAGAGGACATCCAAAATGCCAGCTTTAATCAGTTCATGGCATCCATGGCAAAACGGTTCCCTCATATGATGGAAGCACAACAAGAAAGGTGGACACTGTGGCAAGATAAATGTTTACCCACTCTACCGCTCTCAGCTTGGCAATACAGTGTCAATGTAGAATTTGTCAGTACCCTCTATAGCATGGCGCTTCGCGAACTCGCCAGCAATAGCTGAGACCCAATATCGTCTCTCTCAGCCGACCCCGCGGCTAAGAGACTCACTCGTTATTGACCTATAAAAGCGCACAACGGCATTAAGCTGTTGTCATTTTGATCTGATACATCTCTATCGACTGCCTAAAAAATGATTTCTCATCATCGTTCTTCATCTTCTCAAGCTCCGCGTGAATGGCTTCATTGCCCGCTTTACCTTGCTTCATCTTCCAAACAACATAAGCAGCCTGCTTGTCCAGTTCAATACGGTATTTCTCATCGACACTGAGTGTGCACAGATTCATCATCAAATCCTACTTCATTCTAACTCGCTACAGTGTACGTTGAGGTCAGATTGAATCCAAGCTGCATGCGTTAATATACTCAAACCACTTCAAGACAACACGCTGTGCATATGACCTTAATTCGCAATCAGTTGCAGCTAGCAGGCAAAGTTAGGTATAAAGGTCTCCCCCTACAAAATTTAAGGATTTCTCATGCCATTTCAGCACTGTATCGGTTTTGGTGTTGCCGGAAATTTCGCAGGTCACTTAGAACAAGCAGGTGAAGACAAAGATTTTCAAGCTGTCGAGGTGAAGAGCGCAACCCAGCCCAAAGCGATTTTTCCCTTTTACATTCCCAATAGCGAAGGGCACTTTCTCAACACTTATCCTTTAAGCTCCGATACCATCATCGCGCCTAACGATGCTGATAACCTGCAAATTGAACCTGAAGTTGTACTGAAATGCCAAGTTCATTACAGTGATGGAAAAGTCACAGGACTCACACCCATCGCCTTTGCCGCATACAATGATTGCTCCATTCGTCGCCCTAACGCCAACAAGATCAGCGAAAAGAAAAACTGGGGAGCGAACAGCAAAGGAGTTAGCCAGACATTCTTTAACATAGATAACTTAAACCCAGGCGGACTTATTGACCGCTTCAGAATTGCCAGCTTTCACATTCGTGATAATGTTTGCCACGTTTATGGCGAGGACAGCCCCGTTGTCGGTTATAGCTATTTCCATACAACCTTACTCGATTGGATCATTGATAGAATGAACCACCAGCAAGATCAGGGGCCAACAGAAAATATTCAAACCTGGTTGGCGACAGCAGAATACCCAGAACAGGCACTGATCAGCATTGGTGCTACGCGTTATACGCCCTATGGCGAGACCCATTTCTTAAAACCGGGCGATACCAGTGTGGTTGTGGTGTACGATAGCCAAGCATTTACCGCTGAAGAGATAAAGGCACGAGCAAAAACACTAGACCTCAATCACGCGGCTATCTCAGCGCTTGTTCAAACGGTGAAGTAAAAACAGTGAAGGGGCATTACGCCCCTTCCCTTTGTTTGCCATTAGTGCAATGTTCTTGTCTGCTCTGATTCCGCGACGTGTATCCCCAATAGGTCAACACCTGCTCTATCAGCCAAATCATCCAGTGTTAACTTGAGACTCACAATCAAGTCGATGACATCAATTTCATGCGCTTCTGCGAAACACGCCAGATCTTCATGTAGGTCATTCAAAATGTTCACATCAATACGGCGCTTCTGTTCACTCATAAGAAATTCCAACTCATTGTTTATCTCTTCTTCTAACAAGACTAGATGAAACTAACGTGAATCACGGTTTTTTTTCGTTAGAAATCCCTAATGTTGCAACGCATTAAGCGTTATCAAACAAGACTGACAAGCTATCTAAACTGATTGGGCGGCCTTTTCCATTCAAAGACGTTCCCGTAATCTGTGCAGCAACAACCAGTTTGTCATCAGCACTACGGAAGATATCTTGGTGAAAAACAAAACGAATTTTTGACACGCGTTCAACACGTACGCCGACCCAGAACTTATCGCCACTGGTTAATGACGTCTTATAATCCAGCTCTGCGCGTGTCACCACCAAATTAATGTCATCTTTAGCAAGCTGCGCGAAGTCGACGCCTTTATCGAGCAAAAACTCGTGTCGAGCATGCTCTAGATAGTTTTGATAGACACTGTTATTAACGATGCCTTGTAGATCGCACTCATAATCACGCACTTTAAAATCAAGAACGAATTCGTATTCCATGAGATAATTCTCTCCTATTAAAGCCACCACATACTGATTCTTATATACCCAACCCAAGCGACAATTTAGCAAGAAAAAACGGAACAGCTTCGGTGTTTGAAAAAAATCGGATGTTGCTGAGCAAGCATATTGAAGTGGCTTGAGTATATCACTTCGCTCTCAGAGAACTGGCAGGATCAGTAGATAAGTTGTTGCTGTGCTTGGACGTGCGCAACAACCTCTTTTCCACTCATGGGCTTTGCAAAGTAGTAACCTTGAATGAGGTTACAACCTCCCTCACGTAGATAACTTAGCTGCGCTTCTGTTTCGACCCCCTCCGCGACCACCGTCATATCCAGACCCGCAGCTAGACTCAGCATAAAATCAATGACTTGCTCATCTCTCGCTCTGCCCACACCTTGGACAAAAGTGCGGTCTATTTTCAGATAATTAAGCTGCAAGTGTGACAAATAAGAGAGCGACGAGTAACCCGTTCCGAAGTCATCAAGCGCGATTTTCACGCCCAACTGCCGAAGCGCATTAATTTGTGAAATGGCTTCTTCACTATCCGTAAACAAGGTGTACTCCGTCATTTCCACAGTGAGATATTGAGGTGAAACACTCTCTCTTTTACAAAGCTGGTCAATATGATGCGCCAACATAGGATCACTGAACTGCTTGGCTGACAAGTTCACTGCGACATGGGATAAATGAATACCTTGTCGTTGCCACTCAGCAAACTGCACTATCGCCGTCTCCAACACCCACCAACCAAGTTCAATGATTAATGAACTCTCCTCAGCCAACGGAATAAACTTGGCGGGAGACACTCGCCCTAGTTCTGGATGAGACCAGCGCAGCAATGCCTCTACACTGACAGGCCGACGATCAAACGCCGAATAGATGGGTTGATAGTGCAACTCCAGCTGCTCATTGTGAAGCGCACCGCGAAGCGCTGCCTCTAACTGCCGCCGCTCTAGAATCTTCGATTTCATATCCGGTTCATAAACAAGCAAACCGCTACTGCGTTCGGCTATCGCTTCAGCTAGAGCAATCTCCGCGTACTCCACTAGCTGACTCGCGGTCTTGGCAATACCAGGAAAACCGCATACGCCCGCAGTGACTCCCAATGACTTAATTTCGTTCATGCAATAATAAGGCGCTTGGAGTGCTTGTCGAATGCGTAAAAAACGTGTCATCGCAATCTCCTGCACTTCTTCAGCGAACAGAATAAAGAACGCATTGTCAGCAAATCGCGCTATCACCGTCTTTTCATCAGCAAAGTCTTCAAGCCGCAGTCCCGCTTCACAGATCAACCGGTCGCCGAGCTCTAAACCACCCACTTGATGACGTTCGTAAGCACCATGAAGATAAAAGTGCCCCACATGGAGCGGCTCTTCTTGCTCACATCGCGATTCAAGTTCCATTAGCATCGCATGTCGGTTAGGCAACTTAGTGAGCTCATCAATACGCATCTCCTGCTTAATACGGCCTTCATTCATCACAGAGGCGGTAATATCTTCAACATAGCTAATGACACGGCAGGTAGTTGCATGCCAAGAAACACAGCGCCACTTATAAAAACGACTCCCACTGGGTGAATCCACTTTTGTCACACGCTGAAAGCACAGGCGTTGTGAATCCTGCTCTTTGCAATGTTTAAAGTAGTTCTCGATCGGATATAAAACGGGAGCAAATAGCCGCAGCATCTCTTCAGGCCAAAGAGACACGGATTTATCTACCATCTGCTCAATGCCTTTGAGGTTGAGTTGCGCAAACATCCCCAATGCCGTAGCATTTATACGCGCAATTTTTGTTTCTGCGCGCCATTCGATCACACCATAAGGTGAGTGTTCAAATAGCACCTGATTGCAAGCTTGTGTTTTTCCCAAACGTGCGGCTTGCTGTGACAGCAGCCTTTCAGCCTCATCAAAATGTGCCTTAACTTGTGCGACTTCACGATTCATGACATTGATCATGGGTAACATTGGCATACTTTTTTCACGCGCAAGTCTACGGAACGGAAAAAGTAAGCTATGACTAAATACCCCCCACAACGCGACGAGAAATAACCCCACTGCAGCTAAGTTAATCATCATCTGCTCTAATGCCTGTGTCTTAGCGGCTTCAAAAACACTTTGTGTCGGAAGGCCAACGAGCAATTGAGGAGAGCGAGTAAACTCATCGGGATAGAGAGGCTGATGCACAAACAAGCGCTTGGTACCCTCTTCATCCGCCAAGACAAACGCCCCGCTCTCGAGTAGTGCAGCATTAATATCGATATTATTCAGCACTTCGCCTTCTGATAAGGTACTACTCCCTTCAATCGCGATCACTTGCCCATGTTCATCGGCAACCACCAATAATGACCCCCTTGGGATTTCCATCGACTGAAGTTTAGATTGCCACCAAGACAAAGAGATAGTGGCATAGACCACCGCGGTCATCTCCCCCACCACTCTAACGGGATAAGCCATTGAAAAGGCGGAAATATGGCGGTCTTGATCATAATGATAAGGGGCTAAAGTAAACCCACCTTTTAGTAACGCTTGATGAAAGAAACGCGTAGCCGATACATCAAGCTGCCCAGATTGGGAGAGATAGAGGCTGTCGCACAGCACTTGCCCATCTCGGTCCGCAACACCAAGGATAAGGTAGTTTGAATGGATAGCATGAATATCAGAGAGGAACTGACTGCAATTCAATGACGAGGGTGCTTGAACAATGGCGGTCTCACTGAGTCCGGTCAGTAACGCATGCGTTTCGTAGATGTACTGCTGTTGCTGGGATACTAAACGTGTTGCCAAGTCCACCGCCTCAGCCTTGAGTAACTCTAAGCGGGCTTGATACTGAGCACGAAGA
This DNA window, taken from Thaumasiovibrio subtropicus, encodes the following:
- a CDS encoding acyl-CoA thioesterase, with the protein product MEYEFVLDFKVRDYECDLQGIVNNSVYQNYLEHARHEFLLDKGVDFAQLAKDDINLVVTRAELDYKTSLTSGDKFWVGVRVERVSKIRFVFHQDIFRSADDKLVVAAQITGTSLNGKGRPISLDSLSVLFDNA
- a CDS encoding DUF3283 family protein — translated: MMNLCTLSVDEKYRIELDKQAAYVVWKMKQGKAGNEAIHAELEKMKNDDEKSFFRQSIEMYQIKMTTA
- the proX gene encoding glycine betaine/L-proline ABC transporter substrate-binding protein ProX, translating into MFKKVRLCFGVSALLFFHSSPYAVSLPGEGITVQPIVSDSEQEIFQTLIVSKAFEALGYTVKSYQVGSYDDVYAAVAEGKATYMAVNWDPLHRDKYENAGGSEHFFRGGEFVSGAAQGYLIDKKTALKHDITNLSQFSDPKIAALFDVNGDGLADLMGCEVEWGCNAVIEHQLTEYQLQETVDHHEENYIRQMEEAITRLKRGFPIFYYTWTPYWVSGTLVPGKDVIWLQVPYSALPGARSDVDTTLPNNKNYGFELNSMRIVLNRDFASANPAAAKLASLLSVDINDISVQNMIMRRGQNSPSDIERHVRGWIVANQQQFDLWVAEALQVESTE
- a CDS encoding DUF5718 family protein, yielding MPFQHCIGFGVAGNFAGHLEQAGEDKDFQAVEVKSATQPKAIFPFYIPNSEGHFLNTYPLSSDTIIAPNDADNLQIEPEVVLKCQVHYSDGKVTGLTPIAFAAYNDCSIRRPNANKISEKKNWGANSKGVSQTFFNIDNLNPGGLIDRFRIASFHIRDNVCHVYGEDSPVVGYSYFHTTLLDWIIDRMNHQQDQGPTENIQTWLATAEYPEQALISIGATRYTPYGETHFLKPGDTSVVVVYDSQAFTAEEIKARAKTLDLNHAAISALVQTVK
- the yegD gene encoding molecular chaperone — translated: MYIGFDYGTANCAIATMMNGQPQLLPIENEQPYIASSLAAPNRESVSEVLFRLYDINPLSKAGEQLLRRAITFNRDEGIDIDHQSLLFGENALNHYLADPEETYFVKSPKSFLGASGLQESQIALFEDLVCAMMANIKQKGEAVLQKEIRDVVIGRPVNFQGIGGEKANHQAQSILNSAATRAGFKSIAFQYEPVAAGIEFEHQLTTNQRVLVVDIGGGTTDCSMIEMGPKWRDKTERSDSLLAHTGLRVGGNDLDIATAYQKIMPLFGKNHRDKRGLALPVSQFWNPVAINNVVAQGDFYARTNARAITDMIRNVDDNNELPRLLNLQQQRLGYHVVREAELMKIALSGEPSIKKTIHFNDEQLGLTCTQDEFLAAIDGSIDKIIALIEEAVKQSAVTPDTVFITGGSARSPLLRARIANQLPDAKIVGGDFFGSVTAGLARWAERCFK
- a CDS encoding PAS domain-containing hybrid sensor histidine kinase/response regulator codes for the protein MQWLNRLTAKQLFFGLLVFNAAVLMLVGLNVIRFQSGFSIERFQEESIDMEVSAVRSLMESHVSDSREFARLVASSDISANLVMGSMVEERRVKDFFDQSSVFARRPDLAYVNVAEEIVFSEYQLDLSEEAFLSEVQAILGQQKREAALLWEQQGRQYLYFFYGVEYNNYVEGVVLTRQVFDAESVFRFVTEKETRSVEGAPQNQSEYAVRSDHPDWDYHQLVLSNGKVTLIYGIDKAVLQAQSDGLISSLTFALLVAILISAAMIFWMGQRWVIRPFAELARSESALSETSSQLASQEVELTMLANVARHAKDTVIVTDKEGHLSWANASFVSLTGYQVDEVLGKKPGSILQGRDTDYREVDRIRQAIARRESIRAELLNYSKSGEAYWIEIEVSPVLNAEGELDSFIAVERDISAQKEVQQQLEEALAKANEASEAKSTFLAGISHEIRTPMNGVLGIVQLLKTTSLSDRQEQYVDNLYDSVNHMTSVLNQVIDYAKIEDESLNVFLEEFAAREVTNFIEYNLNLLCRRKGLRAQFDSYLPPDAHYVSDKIRVNQVVLNIISNATKFTQDGSISVVVDEVSKDDGHYLRFVVTDTGEGMNSFYLNALMNDDGAESLGAQQKDLGLGLAIVKALTRLLKGNIQVSSALEEGTVFTVELAVEPVEPKLAAESEMKEVRGFNAQGKSLLIVESDRVNAEVMAELLEARGFRAVIASTGEEAMNLIYTYPFSLVIVDSHLSDTQGKRIVERIRKLDSHMRDVLIIGYTSDAQHNMEQRLLNAGCEAVLVKPFQTTQVDDLLRQFESQLNRHQDE
- a CDS encoding ABC transporter substrate-binding protein; its protein translation is MMFCSRGVDLRLNAAWLIGLLCVMGGVQAKTYTLYLDADRTGHSESALAIEYGMRVAFDEVNNQINGDKFEFVTLDHRGNSARSKHHMNLYDKDKNALAYVGGLHSPPLIKYRDFINQAEILTLVPWAAGGPITRYPSEENWVFRLSVDDRKAGERLAKAALGDAQCKKPALLLEETPWGQSNQLNISKALLSAGHGTPEVAWFNWGINDAAARTRVNTLLDKQADCIIMVANAMEGSRIINAVASLPVESRVPIISHWGITGGDMSGIAQTVNSESLTLHFIQTCFSFLSESQSALSRQVYSRAVTLFDEVTSDPASLDAPTGFIHGYDLGKVFISAVAQADLSGDIDVDRRRVRLSMEALTDPIDGLIKTYRTPFTAYSEQNPDAHEALGVDDLCMASLGPKGEIRLIEDK